The window GACTCTGAAACGGAACTTATGAAGAACGTTAAGAATTGGGAGACTGGAACGTACTATGGAGAGCCTATTTACAAGACGGCCAAGAGCAGTAAACTGATAGAGCCTGACTGTCTTGAGTATTACGCTTTTGCTTCAGATAAAGATTATCAGGACCGTGCTGAAATCTCATTGTGGACTTAAGTTTAAAACCCAAAGTAGATTCCAGAGAGATTCACATAATGATATTTTAGTGTTGATTGTAATTCTTACatgtgttaaataaaattgtgtaTGATGGAAACAACGCAGAGTCTTACGAACATGTTTGATAACTATTGTTCATTTTTAAGATTTGAGAATATTTGTGTCGGCAATTAGACTTTTGTAGTTATATATTGTGAAATGACTTTTGCTAAACATTGACGTCAATTTGATTGAGAAATCCAAGATTTTGTGGAAATTCGGCATAGACtagaaaatttgacgaaaataaGCCCATTGAATGTCATATCTGCTTAGTTCTAGATTCTTAGTTCGGCTATAACTAGTCTACAAGCGAAGGTGAATAACTCTgctttataatttatattataaatataaatataatttataacacGACtaagatatttaaaaaataaaaaattggaatagcATTTCTAGAATTATTTAAGATTGGATTAGAGCATTGAAGTACATATTCTGAATTATCTAGCAGTGCCTAAACAGTGTTTATAATTCGAAGATCGTGAGAAATATAAGCCAACTTTTGGAAACGAGGAAGCTGAAACGACATATTTGAGTGGTGTCCATTATGTCTTTCCgcaagtttcaaaaataaagCATACATAAAAACGTtgaatttgtcattttttaaatgctGCCCAATCGAATATGCTTCTTCCTACACTTTCAATTAAAAAGTCGCGTGGAATTGCGTCGAGCGTCGCTATGGAGACAATGCTTTGTTAGTCATGTTAGTGTTTCTTCGGTACAGATTCGCGGTGTTTTTCTCTCAAATGTATCTCGTCGGACTTTGACGGCATGTGCGATGGAGGGATCGAGGACAATGGAAGAATGCGATGAAACTTGTTCCTCAAAGCAGGATGGCGTTGCTGAGATGCGACCGGAAAGTCGCTGCGAGGATCAGCACCGCTGGCAGACTGTGACGAATGATTCGTATCAGGCCCCGTTGCCCAACCTTTCGCGAACATTGGGTAACACTTCAAGTTGCTATTTTCCATTCGTAAGACAGTTCAAGACAGTTTaaggtcgatttcgacgttgtcatatatattttcaaatatcgaagtccacgtatATCAAACGCGAAACGGGGCTTAACAGAACCATTCCATAcacaatttcaaacaaaaacacttcgatgatttttcatccgacgcagaaataaagtagcatggattctacgaaatcgtaattgtaaattcgtagaatgtatgctatttctttatttttgcgcaaatgaaaatgtgttgtagtgtttttgttcagaattgcataTAGAATGAGGCTATTAagctcttttttttaaatacgtggacttcgatatttagATCTATATACGTCAACTTCGAGATCGACTAGGGCACCCCTTAAATAGAATTAGCAACGGAAAAGCGAACACGCATGTCATTTAAATTAACGTAAACTATTCGTATAACTAACATTGCTGAGGTAAAAATGATGCCAAttagttgaataatttgccTTTCTCTTGATATTGTTTTGACTGCaataatattgtacaaaaaGCATCAAAAGAACACGTTGATCAAATTGAGGCATATTATCAACCAGCGTCAAAACGATGTCCTGCGTTGTGGTATGTTCAtgttctcttgacgtcataaAGACGGCATGAATTTTCAAGTCAAATTCAGGACATTTTCGGTGGGTTACTCcggagaaaattatttaagcAATAGATCTACGTTAATTTGACGTCGcataatataattttagaatcgatatgttttctgattttttcgaaatctcaCAAATCTTTATATAGGCCGAAGACGCGaactggtgaaaaattttatcagtaaTCGAGTTTTTGGAGAAGCGATCGATGCTATGATCGCCGAGCCGCCGCCTGAGCCTGTCAGTCCCTCTGAATACGTGGAGAGTTTCTGCGACTCAAAATTCACTCCCTTTATGGATCGAATCGAGTACGACAACAGGGTAGGTAATCGGGATTGCCAGAAAAATCCCAAGTATGAGATTGAAGTTGGTAAggtattgtataaaaatgcgtttttaagaaaattataaaactgtTATAtcgcaaatttcaatttaggattatctgaaattcagtaaaccgacACAGTATCAAGAAATTCGGTATTTTGCAGGTGAACTGCATCGAAGTTATTTTGAAGCTGCAAAACAATTATATTTCGTTTAACTAATCCTTACCAGCTTCAATCTAATTCTTCTGGAGTTATACTTATTAGACACTGATCTATacatatgaggcattccatacCAAAACGATCAAGATTCTACGGCGAGgtctcagatttttttaataatttttcgtatgAAAGTACATGACAAAAAACTCattcggtaattttttcagaatttttcgacccaGCGAATCTGAGTTATGATGtaaaatctcgaaaataaaCCCTTTTTCTGAAATCTGAaaagattctgaaaaatcttataaaatataacaaaatttttggcGCTTATTAGAAGAcggaaatttcacaaatttaatAGATCAGTACCTATACGTAATGCAGGTATATTGATAATGATTAtagtaaatataatttttcatgcgaTTTTCTTGGTTCAGAAACACACCAAGTATCCCCTCTACGGCGGTGCAACAGTCCAGTCCTATTACAAATCGCAACTTGATAACGGAACGCTTAAAGCTCGATCGGAAATTGCAAACCTCAACGAGCCTTTTCGAAGATCGTCCGCTTTCACGACACCTCCAGATTTGGCAATCAGAGAGCCGGTAGGAGGATTCTAGAAATCCATCTTAATCATTGGAACTGTTGGCTGGAGTGTATGTATCAAGGTTGAAAGTATTGAAATTAACtcttgcaatttttcttaacTCAGAAATTAGTTATAAATAAGCATATGCAATGTGGTTACGTACGTGATTACGATATCGTTCTATGCGGTGAAAGGACAAAACTGTTTATCTCTCGACATACCGCATGTACGTCAAATAAACCTTATCGAATTCCCTGTATATTTTAAAAGCAATtcattgttataaattttactttattgTTTCTACAGCGTTTCGGCTGTTTAGTAATTTGTTCATACGTTCATTCAAAATGTTTCGTACTTTAAACATATCAGCTTCGAAGCATAATCTGTGTTTTACAATGATGTTAATACCCTGCAATGACGTACGACTGCGTCAATACACCTATCAATTCGCATTAATCTATTTCGAAGTTATTTCAGTATAAGTTCAacttagaattttcaaaatgcatGTTACAGCTGGATCTTTAGTCGTGTGTACTGGGCAGTGGTTTTAAAGTACCAGCCGATTAGTATGTTACATTTGACCCTCTGCGATGTACTCCAAAGATATGAGATTTTCTCAACAAATcagaaattcaatttgaaatattgaaagttGAAGTAATTGCACGCGCTGATACGAGGTAAAACAAGTAGCGTTGATAGCCGTAAGATGAAAGATGAGCTCGTCCATATTTTCTTCAGTTAggccgtgttcgtaaattgactgccagtactgaaaattccctaggacagagacAGAGCTGTCCATGAATTCGGCAGCGCAAATGAGATAAAAGATCGCTGACggtactgtcagtcaattttcttcatttacgATTATTACGTGATGCattctataaattttataattttcccgGAGAAAAACaagattatctacaataatcgactaaaatatgaaaataggagaattttcatttttaaatggGATACTATTCAATACGCGCTCGATATATTCAGtaacattattattcatagttATTCccacaacttttcatttgctctctcgatcttgaattttcgtcggcaaagaatcgaaacgctgttttagctagtcgccAGTGAAGTATCTACATTAGGTAAAGAAtcagaattgttttttgagAAGTTTTCCAATTAAAGagaattcagagtaactgtaatacatcacggatgcgctaattttgatcaagatgaaatggatgctccgtatatgagacagtatttaacgcagtgtaGTGGTTTGAAGACCTGCAGAGGTGATACAGAGAGAaggaacgaagcttcttaaacTTCTAGTacattttaacacacatttgagaagtacgagcaaaattttttatcatccaactgttGCAGAACGGCAGCCTTATCAgttgacccgttaactgaaaaatatatctttagtcaacATCTGActatcgaagggcctggccgcttgagtctggaatcgacAGCAAAGATGAAGttcgtatttcttgtatgtaATGTGAGATCTgcaatcattatacatcatgtATCAtagtacatcatacatcatacatcatacatcatcatacatagtatcaaagttcgaaaccatagtttggatgtcggatcttcagaaagtgacgtcaccgattcaaaatcagctagccgaattcctcagtcgggaaacaaccgcgcagtagagcggacggatgagagtcgcgctccgcaaatttcgagtaccgggttctcaacctcccggatcccgcgcttcgggtccgctacgtatttcgagtaccgggttctcaacctcccggatcccgcgcttcgtgtccgctacgcggtgaaactcgacttccaggataagcgctccgtggttcctggttcatgtttacaataaattatttcaattcgtttttcgcgcaaccccaaattcggtagctgtcagtccgctaataaaatttctcgacttccaggataagcgctccgtggttcctggttcatgtttacaataaattatttcaattcgtttttcgcgcaaccccaaattcggtagctgtcagtccgctaataaaatttctcgacttccaggataagcgctccgtggttcctgattcatgtttacaataaattatttcaattcgtttttcgcgcaaccccaaattcggtagctgtcagtccgctaataaaatttctcgacttccaggataagcgctccgtggttcctggttcatgtttacaataaattatttcaattcgtttttcgcgcaaccccaaattcggtagctgtcagtccgctaataaaatttctcgacttccaggataagcgctccgtggttcctgattcatgtttacaataaattatttcaattcgtttttcgcgcaaccccaaattcggtagctgtcagtccgctaataaaatttctcgacttccaggataagcgctccgtggttcctggttcatgtttacaataaattatttcaattcgtttttcgcgcaaccccaaattcggtagctgtcagtccgctaataaaatttctcgacttccaggataagcgcgccgtggttcctggttcatgtttacaataaattatttcaattcgtttttcgcgcaacccctaattcggtagctgtcagtccgctaataaaatttctcgacttccaggataagcgctccgtggttcctggttcatgtttacaataaattatttcaattcgtttttcgtgcaaccccaaattcggtagctgtcagtccgctaataaaatttctcgacttccaggataagcgctccgtggttcctggttcatgtttacaataaattatttcaattcgtttttcgcgcaaccccaaattcggtagctgtcagtccgctaataaaatttctcgacttccaggataagcgctccgtggttcctggttcatgtttacaataaattatttcaattcgtttgtcGCGCAAACCCatattcggtagctgtcagtccgctaat is drawn from Neodiprion fabricii isolate iyNeoFabr1 chromosome 3, iyNeoFabr1.1, whole genome shotgun sequence and contains these coding sequences:
- the LOC124177920 gene encoding uncharacterized protein LOC124177920, giving the protein MLPNRICFFLHFQLKSRVELRRASLWRQCFVSHVSVSSVQIRGVFLSNVSRRTLTACAMEGSRTMEECDETCSSKQDGVAEMRPESRCEDQHRWQTVTNDSYQAPLPNLSRTLGRRRELVKNFISNRVFGEAIDAMIAEPPPEPVSPSEYVESFCDSKFTPFMDRIEYDNRKHTKYPLYGGATVQSYYKSQLDNGTLKARSEIANLNEPFRRSSAFTTPPDLAIREPVGGF